The Lentzea guizhouensis genome contains a region encoding:
- a CDS encoding GlxA family transcriptional regulator — MVGYDRTALLDLAGPIEVFQAANHGDQRYRVTVATLGGEPFTATAGVRIEAGADLRTLDRPIDTLLVVGGWGYDEAATDPVLTTNLRRLALKSRRVAGVCTGAVVLAGAGLLTGKKATTHWAFTGELEARGVDVEPDAIFVCDGQVATSAGVTAGIDLSLAMVEQDHGPALARRIAQYLVVFLQRSGGQSQFSVHTRTPPVSDDALRALLDAIHADPTREWTVPVMARRAMMSVRHFARVFSRNVGISPAQYVERARVEAAADRLASTGDGLDLVARQSGFGSAETLRRAFLRVLGVSPGSYRARFRTTGVA; from the coding sequence GTGGTCGGTTACGACCGCACGGCGTTGCTGGACCTGGCGGGACCGATAGAGGTGTTCCAAGCAGCGAACCACGGAGACCAGCGCTACCGCGTCACCGTGGCCACGCTCGGGGGAGAACCGTTCACCGCCACGGCGGGGGTGCGGATCGAGGCAGGAGCGGACCTGCGCACGCTCGACCGGCCCATCGACACGCTGCTCGTGGTGGGCGGCTGGGGGTATGACGAGGCCGCGACCGACCCGGTGCTCACGACGAACCTGCGCCGGCTCGCGCTGAAGTCGCGGCGGGTCGCGGGGGTGTGCACGGGCGCGGTGGTCCTGGCGGGGGCCGGGCTGCTCACCGGGAAGAAGGCCACGACGCACTGGGCGTTCACCGGCGAGCTGGAGGCACGCGGGGTCGACGTCGAACCGGACGCGATCTTCGTGTGCGACGGCCAGGTGGCCACCTCGGCGGGCGTGACCGCGGGCATCGACCTGTCGCTCGCCATGGTCGAGCAGGACCACGGGCCGGCGCTGGCCCGCCGGATCGCGCAGTACCTGGTCGTCTTCCTGCAGCGCTCCGGCGGCCAGTCGCAGTTCAGCGTGCACACCCGCACGCCACCGGTGTCCGACGACGCGCTGAGGGCGTTGCTGGACGCGATCCACGCCGACCCGACCCGCGAGTGGACCGTGCCGGTGATGGCGCGCAGGGCGATGATGAGCGTCCGCCACTTCGCCCGCGTCTTCTCGCGCAACGTCGGCATCTCGCCCGCGCAGTACGTCGAACGCGCCCGCGTCGAGGCCGCCGCCGACCGCCTCGCCAGCACCGGTGACGGGCTGGACCTGGTGGCGCGGCAGAGCGGTTTCGGCTCGGCGGA